Genomic window (Candidatus Sulfotelmatobacter sp.):
ATAGCCGATGCCGGCCGTCGAGCCGGAGACGACGGCGACTTTTCCGGTGAGATCGAGATCGAGCATCGCGCCGTACGACCCGATCAGGCGGCCGGGGGCTGCGCTTTCTCGCGCGCGGCCATGCGGGCGCGCTGCGGCTCGACGGTGTACTTCGGATCGAGTGCCGATTGCTTGCCGGCCGCCAGCACGGTGAAGCGCTCGCACATCCCGGCCGCCGCGACGCACGCGGCCGCGATCGTCGAGACGGTGCGGCTGCGCCGGCCGAGCAGGCCGAGCACGGCGCCGGTCAGGGCGAGCGTGTTGGTCGCGCGCTGCAGCGCGCCGGCCCGGCCCGTGTGGTACGGCTCGGCGAGCAGCGGCCCCAGCCGTGTCTCCATGATTCCGCCGACGCCGACCATCGCGAGCGCACCGCCGATCATCAGCCGTCGTGCCGATCCGCTTTCGGCGAGCGGCGCGAACGCGACGCCCGCCGAGCCGGCGGCCGCCACCGCGCTCGAGGCGAACAGGAACGGCAGCACGTCGTGCGCTTCGTGCCACGCCGGCGTCGCGGTGTCGGCGACCAGCGCGGCCGTGTACGTCGCCAGCGCCGGGCCGACCAGGCCGGCCAGTGCCTCACCGGCGTACTGGGTGCGCCGCCAGCCCAGCAACTCGGCCAGCGTCGAGCCGCCGAGCGCGGCGCCGTACGCGCTGAAGATCCACGTCCCCACGCTCATCGGCGAGGTCGGCTTGAAGACGCGCAGCATGTTGTAGAAGCGTGCGGGCCGACCGAGGTCGACGATGAGCAGCGGTCCGGCGAGCGCGATCGCGGCCAGCGCCGCGCGCTTCTCGGCGTTCGCGAGCTTGTGCGCGCCGCGCATGCGGGCGCACGCCATCGCGACCGCGCCGGCACCGGCCAAGCCGCCGAGCCAGAAGTAGACGTCGATGTACCAGCCCCAGATGTGCGGCCGCACGATCGGCTTGCCGTAGTACGAGTCGCTCATTGCCGCTTCGTTCCGAGCGCCGCCAGCGCGGTGACGCCGACGATCGCGAGCGCGGCCAGGCCCGCGTGTTTCCAAATCGACAGCAGATCGCGTGTGGTGTCGATCGGATCCGGCGGCAAACCGTAGACCTCGGGCTTGTCGAGCAACAGGAACATCGAACCGCCGCCGCCGATCCCGTCGTTCTGGTCGCGGAGATAGAGCGACGCGTCGGTGTACATCCCGCCTTCGCGCACCTTGGCCAGTCGTGCGTCGGCCCGCGCGCGCAGCTCGTCGAGCTCGCCGAATTGGATCGACTGCGTCGGACAGGCCTTCGCGCAGGAGGGTTCCTCGTTGTCCTTGAGCCGGTCGTAGCAGAGCGTGCACTTGGCGGCGCGGCCGGTCTCTTCGGAGCGCCCGATGACGCCGAACGGGCAGGCCGGCACGCAGTAGCCGCAGCCGTTGCAAACGTCCTGCTGCACGACCACCGTGCCGTGCTCGGTGCGGAAGAGCGCACCGGTCGGGCAGACGTCCAGGCACGCCGCGTGCGTGCAGTGCTTGCAGACGTCGGACTCCATCAGCCAGCGCCCGGACTGTTCGACGAACGCGACGTGGCGCCAGGTGGTCGCGGAGAGCGCGCCGGTGTTGTCGTACGACTCGCCGCTGAAGTCGTAGCCGTCGCTGGGGATCTGGTTCCACTCCTTGCACGCGACCTCGCACGCTTTGCAGCCGATGCACAGCGTCGTGTCGGTGAAGAAGCCCACGCGCGGCTGCGCCTCGTCGCCGTAGGTGGCTTGTTCGCGCGGCGCGCCGGTCGCGTCGAAGAGCTCCATCAGTCCTCCGTCTCCAGTCCCGCGCGGGTGCGGTACTCGTTGAGCAGCTCGACCACCGCGCGTCCGCGCGGCCGCCGGCCGGGACGAATGTCGCAGGTCGTCGCCTTCGACTCGCCGATGTGCACGTTCGGGTCGGCCGTCATCGGCCACAGGTCGTTGGCCGCGTCGCCCGTCACCAGGCCTTGGAAGCCCCAATGGTACGGCAGCCCGACGACGCAGGTCGTGCGGCCCTCGACGCACTCGTCGTGCATACGCTCGGTGACCAGCACGCGCGCCTCAATCGCGCTGCGGGCGGTGATGATCGTCGCCCAGCCGCCGTTCTCGAGGTTGCGCAGGCGCGCCAGCGCGGGGCTGATCTCGCAGAACATCTCCGGCTGCAGCTCGGAGAGATGCGGCACCATGCGCGACATCCCGCCTGCGGTGTGGTGCTCGGTCAGCCGGTAGGTCGTCGTGATGAACGGGTACACGCGCGCGTGCGGATCGCCGTCGACCGGCTGCAGCTCGTTGTGGACGTGCGGCCAGTGCTCGCGGGTCGGGCTGGCGCGCTGCGTGTAGAGCGCGTTCTTGAAGGGCGACTCCTCCGGCTCGTAGTGGGTCGGCAACGGACCGTCGAGCAGCCCGTCGGGCGCGAACAGCCAGCCTTTGCCGTCGCCTTGCATGATGAACGGCGAGACGCCGTCGAGCGCCTTCTCCGCGGTCGCGCCGTCGGGCGGCACGTAGTCGGGTCGCTTCGTCTTGTCGAAGTCGGGGACGTCGGGGCCGGTCCACTCGCCCTTCGCCTCGTCGAACCACATGAGTTTCTTGCGCTCGCTCCACGGTTTGCCGGCCGGATCGGCGGAAGCGCGGTTGTAGAGGATGCGCCGATTGGCCGGCCACGCCCAGCCCCATTCGGGCGCGATCTCGCTCTGCTCGTTGCCGGGCTTCCGTCGGGCTGCCATGTTCTGGCCGTCGGCGTACACGCCGCAGTAGATCCAACAGCCCGCTCGCGTCGAGCCGTCCGCCTTCAGTTGCGTGTAGGTCGAGATCGGCTTGTCCTCGGCGTCGTAGCCGTTGATCTCTTGCAGGACCGCGTCACCGTCGGGATCGTGCTGCGATCCCGTGGTCGGGTAGTCCCAGGTGAGGTCGAGCACCGCGCGGTCCTTCGGGTCGTTCTTCGCGGCCAGCTTGGCGCGGATGCGTTTGCCCAACTCGTAGTAGAACCACAGCTCCGAGCGGCAGTCGCCCACCGGCTCTTTCGCCTGATGGCGCCATTGCAAGAGCCGCTGCGTGTTGGTGAACGAGCCTTTCTTTTCGGTGTGGTCGGCGGCGGGGAGGAAGAAGACTTCGGTCTTGATGTCCTCGGTGCGCAGCTCCCCGCGGTCGATCTCCGGCGAGGTGTGCCAGAACGCCGCACTCTCGATCTCGAACAGGTCGCGCACGACGAGCCAGTCCAGCTTCGCCATCGCGCGGCGATGGAGCGATGCGTTCGCGGAGCCGACCGCCGGGTTCTCGCCGACGACGAAGAAGCCCGGCACCTTGCCGTCGAGCATCGCCAGGATCGACGGATACGTCGAGTGGTCGCCGGTTGCCCGCGGCAGGTAGCCGAAGCAGAACTCGTTCTCCGGCGTGGCGCGATCGCCGTACCACGATTTGAGCAGGCTGACCGTGTAGGCGTCCATGTGCGCCCAGTAGCCGGCCTTCGACGAAACGGCGTCGACGAACGTCTTCAGGTCGGTGTGGTCGACCATCGGCGTCGGGATGTAGCCCGGCAGGATGTCGAACAGCGTGGGGATGTCGGTCGAGCCTTGGATTGAAGCGTGGCCGCGCAGGGCGAGGATGCCGCCGCCGGGGCGCCCGATGTTGCCGAGCAGCAGTTGCAGGATCGAGGCGGTCCGGATGTATTGCACGCCGACGGTGTGCTGCGTCCACCCGACCGCGTAGCAGATGGCGGTCGTCCGTTCGCGCCCGGAGTTCTCGGCCATCGCCTTGGCGACGTTGAGGAAGTCCGCCGCCGGCGTCCCGCAAATCTTCTCCACCATCTCCGGCGTGTAGCGCGCGAAGTGCCGTTTGAGGATCTGGAAGGCGCAGAACGGATCTTGCAGCGTCGGATCGACGTGCGGCGGTTTGCCGTGCTGCAATGTCGGGCCGCTCCCGCCCTTGCCGGAGCCCTCACCGGACTGCGCGCTCGTGCGCTGACCGGCGGCGCCGTGCATCGCAATGCCGCGGTATTGCCACGAGGTGAAGTCGTACTCCCGGGCTGCGGGATCGAAGCCGGAGAAGAGACCGTCGAGCTCCTCGGTGTCGCGGTAGCGCTCGTCGATGATCGTCGACGCGTTGGTGTAGGCCTTGACGTACTCGTCGAACCACAACCCGTTGTCGAGCACGTACTTGATGATGCCGCCCAGGAACGCGATGTCGGAGCCCGGGCGGATGCGTACGAAGTCGTGCGCGACGGCGCTGGTGCGGGTGAAGCGCGGGTCGACGTGGATGACGCGCGCACCGCGCTCGCGCGCTTCCATCACCCATTGGAACCCGACCGGATGGTTCTCCGCCATGTTCGAGCCCATGATGAGGATGCAGTCGCTGTTTTGCAGGTCCGCCGGAAACGTCGTGGCCCCGCCGCGGCCGAATGAGGTGCCTAGACCAGGCACCGTCGAGCTATGTCAAATTCGGGCTTGATTCTCGACTTGCACTATCCCCAAGCCCGTGTAGAGCTTCTTCATGAGATAGTTCTCTTCGTTGTCGAGCGTCGCGCCGCCGAGGCTGGCGATGCCGAGCGTGCGCCGCAGCGGCCGTCCCTGCGCGTCACGGTCTTCCCATGTCTTTTCGCGCGTCGCAATGACGCGGTCGGCGATCATGTCGACGGCCGTGTCGAGGTCGAGCGACTCCCAGCGCGTGCCGTGCGGGCGGCGGTACTTCACCTTGTACTCGCGCAGCGGGCTCTGCGTCATCGTGCGACTCGCGGAGCCTTTTGGACACAAGCGGCCGCGCGAGAGCGGCGAGTCCGGATCGCCCTCGATCTGCACGACCTTGTCGTCTTTGACGTAGATCCGTTGACCGCAGCCGACCGCGCAGTACGGGCACACCGACTGCACGACTTTGTCGGCGGTCGCGGTGCGCGGCGTCAGCGCCGCCGAGGCGTCGGAACGAGCGGCTTCGGCGAGGCCGAAGCGGTCGCGGCCGAGTTGCCGCAGGAACGCCAACGGGGCGCGCGGACGATCCGAAGCATCCATGGCCGAGCGTTACCCACGGAATGGGGCCTCACCCGCTGCTCCCGTCGGCCGCCTGGCTAAGGGCGCGAACGGCGCGTTCGACCGCGTCGGGCGGCGTGTCGGGTGCGAGCGGGGCGCCCAGGCGTGCGTCGATGCGCCAGCGTTCGCCGGTACGCGCGTAGGCGAAGCCGAGCGGCACGAGCGGGACCCTCGCGCCGGCGCGCTGCGCCAGGTTCGCGATCGTTCGGTAGCCGGCCGCGAACGGGAGAAACCCGTCGCCGTCGCGTGCCGGCCGCGGCGCATCGCCCGGCGTGGGATCGACGAGCGGATACCCTTCCGGAAACACCACGACGACGCGGCCGTCGCGCAACAGGTGCGCGGCGTCCCGCAGTCCGCGGCGCAGATAGCCCATCAGCTCGCTCGCCGCGAAGGCGCGCGCGTGCGGGAGCGCGGCTGGCCGCAGGACGACCGGCCAACCGGCCAGCGCGCAGGCGCGCTCCATCCAGCGGCGCTGCCGCGCGTTCGCCGTCCAGTCGAGCGCGACGACGATGTGCACCGGCCGCGGCAGCCGCGTCAACAGCACGGCGCCGTCGAGCAGATGGTGGTAGTGCCGCGCGACGATCAGTGCCGGCCCCGCGCGCGGCAGGTGCTCGAGGCCGCCGACGTCGACGGCGGCGGTCTGCGTCGCGAGCGCCCAGTGCGCGATCAGCCGCGGGCCGAGCGCGCCGAGCGGTGGGTAGCGGCTCACCGGGCGCCGGCGAGCCGCGCGCGCCGCGGCCGCGGCCGCACGGCGAGCGTCGCGGGCGCGAGGCTGAGCGCGACCCCGATCAGCGCGACCGGCCACATTCCCGCCGCCAACGCGAGCACGATCGACCAGGCGACGTTGGTCGCGTAGACGGCGTACGGCATCGCCGCCGGCGAGGCGGGAGCGGAGCGCTCGTGCCACGACCAGCGCGCGAGGCCGATGAACGCCAGGCCCGTGCCGAACCAGCCTGCCAAGTTTCGCAGCGGCATCCCGAAATACGGACCGCGCTCGAACCATTGCCAAAAGTGCAGGTACTGCAACTGCGGCGCCGCCATCGACGGATCGAGCACGAGGTCCCACGCGACCAGGAAGTAGGTGCCCAGGACGATCGACGCGAGCGTGCGGCGCGGTCGCGCGCGCACGATCGTGTCGGCCAGCACGAACGAGGCGAAGCCCATGTAGAACCACGCCAGCGGGATGGTGAACGGCACGCGGCCGAAGAGTTTCGGACCCAGGAACGCCAGGTACGCGTAGCCGCCGAACGGCCATCCGGTCTTCGTTCCAGTCAGCTCGGCGGTCGCCGAGAGCACCGTCGCGGCCACGAAGAAGAGCAGCGTGCGCCGCCAGCCGTACGCCCACCCGCCGTACGCCAGCATCGCCAGCGCGCCGAGGATCATCCCCGTGCCGCCGGCCCGTTCGAGCGCG
Coding sequences:
- a CDS encoding 1-acyl-sn-glycerol-3-phosphate acyltransferase, which gives rise to MSRYPPLGALGPRLIAHWALATQTAAVDVGGLEHLPRAGPALIVARHYHHLLDGAVLLTRLPRPVHIVVALDWTANARQRRWMERACALAGWPVVLRPAALPHARAFAASELMGYLRRGLRDAAHLLRDGRVVVVFPEGYPLVDPTPGDAPRPARDGDGFLPFAAGYRTIANLAQRAGARVPLVPLGFAYARTGERWRIDARLGAPLAPDTPPDAVERAVRALSQAADGSSG
- the fdh gene encoding formate dehydrogenase, coding for MDASDRPRAPLAFLRQLGRDRFGLAEAARSDASAALTPRTATADKVVQSVCPYCAVGCGQRIYVKDDKVVQIEGDPDSPLSRGRLCPKGSASRTMTQSPLREYKVKYRRPHGTRWESLDLDTAVDMIADRVIATREKTWEDRDAQGRPLRRTLGIASLGGATLDNEENYLMKKLYTGLGIVQVENQARIUHSSTVPGLGTSFGRGGATTFPADLQNSDCILIMGSNMAENHPVGFQWVMEARERGARVIHVDPRFTRTSAVAHDFVRIRPGSDIAFLGGIIKYVLDNGLWFDEYVKAYTNASTIIDERYRDTEELDGLFSGFDPAAREYDFTSWQYRGIAMHGAAGQRTSAQSGEGSGKGGSGPTLQHGKPPHVDPTLQDPFCAFQILKRHFARYTPEMVEKICGTPAADFLNVAKAMAENSGRERTTAICYAVGWTQHTVGVQYIRTASILQLLLGNIGRPGGGILALRGHASIQGSTDIPTLFDILPGYIPTPMVDHTDLKTFVDAVSSKAGYWAHMDAYTVSLLKSWYGDRATPENEFCFGYLPRATGDHSTYPSILAMLDGKVPGFFVVGENPAVGSANASLHRRAMAKLDWLVVRDLFEIESAAFWHTSPEIDRGELRTEDIKTEVFFLPAADHTEKKGSFTNTQRLLQWRHQAKEPVGDCRSELWFYYELGKRIRAKLAAKNDPKDRAVLDLTWDYPTTGSQHDPDGDAVLQEINGYDAEDKPISTYTQLKADGSTRAGCWIYCGVYADGQNMAARRKPGNEQSEIAPEWGWAWPANRRILYNRASADPAGKPWSERKKLMWFDEAKGEWTGPDVPDFDKTKRPDYVPPDGATAEKALDGVSPFIMQGDGKGWLFAPDGLLDGPLPTHYEPEESPFKNALYTQRASPTREHWPHVHNELQPVDGDPHARVYPFITTTYRLTEHHTAGGMSRMVPHLSELQPEMFCEISPALARLRNLENGGWATIITARSAIEARVLVTERMHDECVEGRTTCVVGLPYHWGFQGLVTGDAANDLWPMTADPNVHIGESKATTCDIRPGRRPRGRAVVELLNEYRTRAGLETED
- a CDS encoding carotenoid biosynthesis protein, whose amino-acid sequence is MKRVAWALVIAHVVAMVFGLFGILIAIPHPELWAHSPGAAAFYTFALERAGGTGMILGALAMLAYGGWAYGWRRTLLFFVAATVLSATAELTGTKTGWPFGGYAYLAFLGPKLFGRVPFTIPLAWFYMGFASFVLADTIVRARPRRTLASIVLGTYFLVAWDLVLDPSMAAPQLQYLHFWQWFERGPYFGMPLRNLAGWFGTGLAFIGLARWSWHERSAPASPAAMPYAVYATNVAWSIVLALAAGMWPVALIGVALSLAPATLAVRPRPRRARLAGAR
- a CDS encoding 4Fe-4S dicluster domain-containing protein, giving the protein MELFDATGAPREQATYGDEAQPRVGFFTDTTLCIGCKACEVACKEWNQIPSDGYDFSGESYDNTGALSATTWRHVAFVEQSGRWLMESDVCKHCTHAACLDVCPTGALFRTEHGTVVVQQDVCNGCGYCVPACPFGVIGRSEETGRAAKCTLCYDRLKDNEEPSCAKACPTQSIQFGELDELRARADARLAKVREGGMYTDASLYLRDQNDGIGGGGSMFLLLDKPEVYGLPPDPIDTTRDLLSIWKHAGLAALAIVGVTALAALGTKRQ
- the nrfD gene encoding NrfD/PsrC family molybdoenzyme membrane anchor subunit, which encodes MSDSYYGKPIVRPHIWGWYIDVYFWLGGLAGAGAVAMACARMRGAHKLANAEKRAALAAIALAGPLLIVDLGRPARFYNMLRVFKPTSPMSVGTWIFSAYGAALGGSTLAELLGWRRTQYAGEALAGLVGPALATYTAALVADTATPAWHEAHDVLPFLFASSAVAAAGSAGVAFAPLAESGSARRLMIGGALAMVGVGGIMETRLGPLLAEPYHTGRAGALQRATNTLALTGAVLGLLGRRSRTVSTIAAACVAAAGMCERFTVLAAGKQSALDPKYTVEPQRARMAAREKAQPPAA